A genomic window from Salvelinus alpinus chromosome 10, SLU_Salpinus.1, whole genome shotgun sequence includes:
- the LOC139532940 gene encoding octapeptide-repeat protein T2-like: protein MNTVHQPRAGQSSPEQARAAQSRPEQARAAHRSPEQHIEAQSSTEKPRAAQRSSTEKPRAAQRSLEKPRAAQRSPEQHREAQRSPEKPRAAQRSPEKPREAQSSTEKPRAAQRSPDQPREAAQRSPEQHREAQSSSEEQHREAQSSTEKTRAAQRSPDLPREAAQRSPEQHREAQSRPANPRVAQSSTE, encoded by the exons atgaacacag TCCATCAGCCCAGAGCAGGCCAGAGTAGCCCAGAGCAGGCCAGAGCAGCACAGAGCAGGCCAGAGCAGGCCAGAGCAGCACATAGAAGCCCAGAGCAGCACATAGAAGCCCAGAGCAGCACAGAGAAGCCCAGAGCAGCCCAGAGGAGCAGCACAGAGAAGCCCAGAGCAGCACAGAGAAGCCTAGAGAAGCCCAGAGCAGCACAGAGAAGCCCAGAGCAGCACAGAGAAGCCCAGAGAAGCCCAGAGAAGCCCAGAGCAGCACAGAGAAGCCCAGAGAAGCCCAGAGAAGCCCAGAGCAGCACAGAGAAGCCCAGAGCAGCACAGAGAAGCCCAGATCAGCCCAGAGAAGCAGCACAGAGAAGCCCAGAGCAGCACAGAGAAGCCCAGAGCAGCTCAGAGGAGCAGCACAGAGAAGCCCAGAGCAGCACAGAGAAGACCAGAGCAGCACAGAGAAGCCCAGATCTGCCCAGAGAAGCAGCACAGAGAAGCCCAGAGCAGCACAGAGAAGCCCAGAGCAGGCCAGCGAATCCCAGAGTAGCCCAGAGCAGCACAGAGTGA